From candidate division TA06 bacterium, a single genomic window includes:
- the guaA gene encoding glutamine-hydrolyzing GMP synthase, with translation MTKRAMVEEKIVVLDFGSQYTQLIARRIRGFSVFCEIVPFDFQIDSTEDGNIKGFVMSGGPSSVYDKNSPLPNKHIFDMGKPVLGICYGMQVIASLLGGKVAATVQREYGRAELLIDKRARLFKGLPPEIQVWMSHGDRLSGIPAGFEQLAHSTNSLYAAIGDLDRKIYGIQFHPEVVHTPRGNDIIKNFLFSVCGCEGGWTPKSFLRNSLESIRQVVGAGQVICGLSGGVDSAVTAALIHKAIGDQLTCIFVNNGLLRKGEEKEVLSTFKSKFKMNLIYVDDEKGFLSRLKSITDPEDKRRIIGERFIRVFEQEAKKLGKVDYLAQGTLYPDRIESSSVHGPSSTIKTHHNVGGLPELMRLKLIEPLKDLFKDEVRAVGRELGLPEGIVERQPFPGPGLAVRTVGEVTRDRLDILREADAIFLEELERSGLRSKKVAQAFAVLLPVKSVGVMGDGRTYENVVALRAVTTEDYMTADWLRIPHDVLARISTRIINEVKNVNRVVYDVSTKPPATIEWE, from the coding sequence ATGACCAAGCGGGCAATGGTTGAAGAGAAGATAGTCGTACTCGACTTTGGCTCTCAGTATACCCAGCTCATAGCAAGAAGAATCAGAGGGTTTTCTGTTTTCTGTGAGATTGTTCCTTTCGATTTCCAGATCGACAGCACAGAAGATGGGAACATAAAAGGGTTTGTGATGTCCGGGGGGCCTTCCTCCGTATACGACAAGAATTCCCCGCTTCCCAACAAGCACATCTTCGATATGGGTAAACCCGTTCTGGGCATTTGCTATGGTATGCAGGTGATAGCCTCTCTCCTGGGAGGAAAGGTGGCGGCCACTGTACAGAGAGAGTATGGAAGAGCTGAGCTTTTGATTGACAAGAGAGCAAGGCTTTTCAAAGGTCTACCTCCAGAGATTCAAGTATGGATGAGTCATGGAGACAGGCTTTCCGGGATTCCCGCTGGTTTCGAACAACTGGCGCACAGCACCAACTCGCTTTATGCTGCGATTGGCGACCTGGATAGGAAGATATATGGGATTCAGTTTCATCCGGAAGTGGTCCATACTCCCAGAGGGAACGACATAATCAAGAACTTTCTATTTTCCGTTTGTGGATGCGAAGGAGGGTGGACTCCGAAATCCTTCTTAAGGAATTCACTTGAAAGCATCAGGCAGGTGGTTGGTGCCGGTCAAGTTATTTGCGGCCTCTCTGGGGGCGTGGATTCAGCAGTAACAGCGGCATTGATACACAAGGCGATTGGGGATCAGCTCACGTGTATTTTCGTGAACAATGGGCTGTTGAGAAAAGGGGAGGAGAAAGAGGTACTTTCCACATTCAAAAGCAAGTTTAAAATGAACCTTATATATGTAGACGATGAAAAAGGCTTCTTGAGCAGATTGAAATCTATCACCGATCCCGAGGACAAGAGAAGGATAATAGGAGAGAGGTTCATAAGGGTATTTGAGCAAGAGGCGAAAAAGCTGGGTAAGGTAGACTATCTGGCCCAGGGCACGCTGTATCCAGACAGGATCGAGTCTAGCTCAGTCCACGGTCCATCGTCGACAATAAAGACCCACCACAATGTAGGAGGTCTTCCTGAGCTTATGAGACTGAAACTCATAGAGCCTCTAAAGGACCTGTTCAAGGACGAAGTTAGAGCGGTGGGAAGGGAGCTTGGTCTGCCGGAGGGGATTGTTGAAAGGCAGCCCTTTCCGGGTCCTGGTCTCGCAGTGCGGACGGTCGGTGAGGTAACCAGGGATCGGTTAGATATATTGAGGGAAGCAGATGCCATCTTCCTCGAGGAGCTTGAAAGGTCAGGCCTGAGGTCGAAGAAGGTCGCTCAGGCCTTTGCAGTCCTCTTGCCAGTCAAGAGCGTTGGTGTCATGGGAGATGGAAGAACTTATGAGAATGTTGTGGCGCTGCGTGCAGTGACCACTGAGGACTACATGACCGCCGACTGGCTCAGGATTCCGCATGATGTACTTGCCAGAATCTCCACCAGGATAATCAATGAAG
- a CDS encoding 2,3-bisphosphoglycerate-independent phosphoglycerate mutase, translating to MSLPSKSAYLNLLSSLARKSSSRIVLLVLDGVGGLAKDGKTELEAARTPNLDSLACGASCGLSVPVLPGITPGSGPAHLALFGYDPLVFEISRGALEVYGVGKTLSDQQIGARGNFCKIDGDGVVRDRRAGRLRTEENARLCAHLNERIGEVDGVGVEFVPGKEHRFVLILTGKGLSSKLFDTDPHEEMKHYAECTASDPEGEMTARVVNSLMETVLDVLTGEKEATGIILRGFSGRPEIPTLGDLYHLRPAVIATYPMYKGIANIVGMDIIGCESTWGSQVTALEELFGRYDFFYIHYKLTDMAGEDGDFEKKVGFIEEADGAVDRILELKPDVFVVTGDHSTPASMKKHSWHPNPFMIKSIGARIDSADRFTEGECARGCLGVFEAKYGMGLMLAHAGKLDKFGA from the coding sequence ATATCGTTGCCATCTAAGAGCGCCTACTTGAATCTGTTATCTTCGCTGGCAAGGAAGAGCAGTTCCAGGATTGTCCTTCTCGTCCTTGATGGGGTAGGCGGGCTGGCCAAGGACGGGAAGACTGAGCTGGAGGCTGCCAGGACTCCGAATCTGGACAGCTTGGCGTGTGGTGCGTCATGCGGCCTATCCGTTCCAGTCCTGCCTGGAATTACACCAGGGAGTGGGCCGGCCCATCTCGCTCTTTTTGGCTACGACCCATTGGTCTTTGAAATCAGCAGGGGTGCGCTCGAGGTGTACGGTGTGGGAAAGACCCTGTCAGATCAACAGATCGGCGCAAGAGGAAACTTCTGCAAGATAGACGGGGACGGGGTGGTAAGAGACCGAAGGGCTGGGAGACTCAGGACCGAGGAGAATGCAAGGCTGTGCGCGCACCTGAACGAGAGGATAGGGGAAGTGGACGGGGTGGGCGTTGAATTTGTTCCTGGAAAGGAACACAGGTTTGTCCTCATACTTACGGGCAAGGGCCTGAGTTCTAAGTTGTTCGATACTGACCCTCATGAGGAGATGAAGCACTATGCAGAGTGTACCGCTTCTGACCCGGAGGGCGAAATGACCGCACGCGTTGTGAACTCCCTGATGGAGACTGTTCTGGATGTCCTGACCGGGGAGAAGGAAGCGACGGGCATCATCCTGAGAGGGTTTTCGGGCAGGCCTGAGATACCCACGCTCGGAGATCTTTACCATTTAAGACCTGCCGTTATTGCCACCTACCCGATGTATAAAGGTATTGCTAATATCGTCGGTATGGATATAATCGGGTGCGAAAGCACCTGGGGAAGCCAGGTGACGGCGCTGGAGGAGTTATTTGGCCGCTACGACTTCTTCTACATACATTATAAATTGACGGACATGGCCGGAGAGGATGGGGACTTCGAAAAGAAGGTAGGTTTCATCGAAGAGGCTGACGGAGCTGTGGATAGAATATTAGAGCTGAAGCCCGATGTTTTTGTGGTCACAGGTGATCACTCGACCCCTGCTTCCATGAAAAAACATTCATGGCATCCCAACCCATTTATGATAAAATCAATAGGTGCGAGGATCGATTCTGCCGACAGGTTCACAGAGGGGGAATGTGCCAGAGGATGCCTGGGCGTGTTTGAGGCCAAATATGGGATGGGGTTGATGCTTGCCCATGCAGGCAAGTTAGATAAATTTGGTGCATAG
- a CDS encoding PHP domain-containing protein, which yields MHRKYVDLHVHTTYSDGTFTPAQVVEKAEAAGLSAVGIADHDSTLGIEEAVSAAAEKEIEVVPAVELSCTAYELDIHILGYYVDYTDTGLLEMLSRVREERFNRAVKMVKKLKGLGVELSMAEVEHLASGGAVGRPHIAEVLVKNGYVKNFGEAFVRYIGYHSPAYVPKMEMSPREAFDLLKSVDAIPVFAHPGTVGRDEIIPEFVRQGLEGIEVWHSKHDSSTSTRLARIAKSYDLIMTGGSDCHGERQNGPLLGKVKVPYKILEELKSARENIVAI from the coding sequence ATGCACAGAAAATACGTTGACCTGCATGTTCATACCACCTATTCCGACGGAACCTTCACCCCTGCCCAGGTCGTAGAGAAAGCGGAGGCCGCGGGGCTCTCGGCTGTTGGAATAGCAGACCACGACTCGACCCTTGGGATTGAGGAGGCGGTGAGTGCTGCGGCTGAGAAAGAGATTGAGGTGGTCCCTGCTGTGGAGCTCAGTTGCACGGCCTATGAACTCGATATTCACATTCTGGGATACTATGTGGACTACACGGACACAGGCCTTCTCGAAATGCTATCCAGGGTTCGGGAGGAGAGATTCAACCGCGCTGTAAAGATGGTGAAGAAGCTAAAGGGTTTGGGAGTAGAGCTTAGTATGGCTGAGGTCGAACATCTGGCCAGCGGTGGTGCAGTTGGCCGCCCTCATATTGCCGAGGTCCTGGTGAAGAACGGCTACGTCAAGAATTTCGGCGAGGCTTTTGTCCGATACATCGGCTACCATTCACCTGCATATGTTCCCAAGATGGAGATGAGCCCAAGAGAGGCCTTCGACCTTCTGAAGTCTGTGGACGCCATCCCCGTCTTTGCCCATCCGGGAACGGTGGGCAGGGATGAGATCATACCTGAGTTTGTCAGGCAGGGGCTGGAAGGCATAGAGGTCTGGCATTCGAAGCATGATTCCTCAACTTCAACGAGGCTTGCCAGAATAGCCAAATCCTATGATCTGATCATGACTGGTGGCTCCGACTGCCATGGTGAAAGGCAGAATGGGCCACTTCTCGGAAAAGTTAAAGTTCCGTATAAGATACTCGAAGAGTTGAAGTCAGCAAGGGAAAATATCGTTGCCATCTAA
- a CDS encoding AAA family ATPase, with translation MDYTQFYGLNEQPFSDTHDDRFYYDSPQHSKAIIKLSYAAETMRGLAILTGDIGTGKTTLARRMLGLFSSQRDYETALLIIIHSEITPIWLLRKIAMQFGVEPGEVGRVDIIAQLYKRLVEISDQNKKAVVLIDEANMLQTKDIMEELRGLLNIEYAEGHLITFILFGLPEMEGRLRLDEPLFQRIGMRCHLHPLSVESTKEYIRYRVNVAGAENNIFSDEAIELVHHYSKGKPRLINFLCDNVLLEGFLLKRETIDESMIEEAAEDLGMTT, from the coding sequence ATGGACTATACTCAGTTTTATGGCCTAAATGAACAGCCTTTCTCCGACACACATGACGACAGGTTTTACTACGACAGCCCGCAGCACTCCAAAGCTATCATAAAGCTCAGCTATGCTGCGGAAACGATGAGAGGTCTTGCCATTCTAACCGGAGACATAGGTACAGGAAAAACGACTCTAGCCAGAAGGATGCTTGGGCTCTTCTCATCGCAAAGGGACTACGAGACGGCTCTGCTGATCATCATTCACTCGGAAATCACTCCCATCTGGCTTTTGAGAAAAATAGCTATGCAGTTTGGGGTGGAACCCGGAGAGGTCGGGAGAGTAGATATAATTGCACAACTCTACAAGAGACTGGTTGAGATAAGTGACCAGAACAAGAAGGCTGTTGTGTTGATTGACGAGGCGAACATGCTTCAGACCAAAGACATAATGGAGGAATTGCGTGGCCTGCTGAATATCGAGTATGCCGAAGGACATCTCATCACGTTTATTCTATTTGGCCTGCCTGAGATGGAGGGTCGTCTGAGACTCGACGAACCCCTGTTTCAGAGAATAGGGATGAGGTGCCATCTTCATCCCCTGTCGGTTGAGTCGACCAAGGAGTACATAAGATACAGGGTCAACGTTGCTGGTGCCGAGAATAACATATTCAGTGATGAGGCTATTGAGCTGGTCCACCATTACTCTAAGGGAAAGCCGCGTCTGATAAACTTCCTGTGCGACAATGTTCTTCTGGAAGGATTTCTCCTGAAGAGGGAGACTATAGATGAGTCAATGATTGAGGAGGCAGCCGAAGATCTGGGGATGACAACCTGA
- a CDS encoding tetratricopeptide repeat protein, whose amino-acid sequence MASQAAVKQLAAEHSARGEYELALQEYNKLLAENDSDASVHNLMGDIYLKMGDREQAIMEFERAIEIYTEEAFFTNAVAVCKKVLRADSDRATVYEEMGDLYSKQGLLGEAVAKYNEFSDRMKAKGEMERVFRTYQKIKEIMPKKLDVRLFLVDMYLARNRSGDAVSELREVAKLFREQDKTEDAEGVEARIKALGGSIEPEKVVKAGPITEEGKQTRTTFSGVQELPPGLREPGAEPPPQPAPTEVEAPAVEEPIAATAPEEAAPSSEITFEQTTSDLEIERTEAPASMGPELVTGEPEASEAVALEVEKTGPVAVETEPSDAVTAEAEKPEAELLELEKAETDIADLTVEEAEAVLGLKKDKYEPMFKSSPTDYASYVELADLCLSVGNEEEALEYFYNAADSYFGDKSYDEASEIYERIAEMRPLELRPRQRIAQSAQKKGDTGELVKAYIGLGNCLETRGAAKEAISIFKKVLKLDPQNDVAQAKLSGAVEQVAEPAAKEPVEAKPEAKPKPAPAAGRTKGRLRVEAEPVQTGGNVNFDDIIKEVSSERPARFKVGEEPKKRAGLLTMAELLQEFKSGVEENIPAGDYSSHYDLGITYKEMGLLDEAVEEFTKTSKSPDMAAKAFEMLGRVFLEKKDYKGAVGHLKAGLSSKVSVPEEQIGLFYNIGRAYEALGAKKDALTAYLKVKGFDPNFEDIEARVASVQPEKAEPAPAVEVEAAAAEAEAPAPPKPKRKKKRPEKKAPKKKGKISYV is encoded by the coding sequence TTGGCAAGTCAGGCTGCAGTAAAACAGTTAGCAGCTGAGCACTCAGCGAGGGGAGAGTACGAGCTCGCGCTGCAGGAGTACAACAAGCTTCTCGCAGAGAACGACAGCGATGCAAGCGTGCACAACCTCATGGGAGACATATACCTCAAGATGGGTGACAGGGAACAGGCCATCATGGAATTCGAGAGGGCCATAGAGATTTACACAGAAGAGGCATTCTTTACAAATGCAGTTGCAGTCTGCAAGAAGGTACTGAGGGCAGACTCAGATCGGGCAACTGTATATGAGGAGATGGGCGACCTCTATTCAAAGCAAGGGCTTTTGGGCGAGGCAGTAGCCAAGTACAACGAGTTTAGCGACCGTATGAAGGCAAAGGGTGAGATGGAAAGGGTCTTCCGCACCTACCAGAAGATAAAAGAGATCATGCCCAAGAAGCTAGACGTCAGACTGTTTCTTGTCGATATGTATCTTGCCCGAAACAGAAGTGGCGATGCCGTATCAGAGCTGAGGGAAGTGGCCAAGCTCTTCAGAGAGCAGGACAAGACTGAAGATGCGGAAGGTGTTGAGGCGAGGATAAAGGCACTGGGTGGTTCCATAGAGCCTGAGAAGGTGGTGAAGGCTGGGCCGATAACGGAAGAAGGAAAGCAGACTCGTACTACCTTTTCAGGTGTTCAGGAGTTGCCTCCCGGATTAAGGGAGCCGGGAGCAGAGCCACCGCCTCAACCTGCGCCTACAGAGGTCGAGGCTCCAGCTGTGGAGGAGCCAATCGCAGCAACTGCTCCCGAGGAGGCTGCGCCGAGTTCTGAGATAACGTTCGAACAGACCACCAGTGACCTTGAGATAGAAAGGACTGAGGCTCCAGCGAGTATGGGTCCAGAGCTTGTCACCGGTGAGCCAGAGGCATCGGAAGCAGTAGCGCTGGAGGTAGAGAAGACGGGTCCGGTTGCTGTTGAGACAGAGCCGTCGGATGCGGTCACTGCTGAGGCAGAGAAACCGGAGGCCGAATTACTAGAACTGGAAAAAGCAGAGACAGATATTGCTGATCTGACTGTGGAGGAAGCAGAAGCGGTGCTAGGGTTGAAGAAAGATAAATATGAACCGATGTTCAAGAGCTCTCCGACAGACTATGCTAGCTATGTGGAGCTGGCTGACTTGTGCCTCTCCGTAGGGAACGAAGAAGAAGCTTTGGAATACTTTTACAATGCCGCTGACTCCTATTTTGGAGACAAATCGTATGATGAGGCATCTGAGATCTATGAAAGGATAGCTGAAATGAGACCTCTGGAACTGAGACCCCGCCAGAGGATCGCGCAGTCAGCGCAGAAGAAAGGCGATACAGGAGAACTGGTAAAAGCCTATATTGGTCTTGGCAACTGCCTGGAGACAAGGGGGGCAGCCAAAGAGGCGATTTCAATCTTCAAGAAGGTGCTCAAGCTTGACCCCCAGAACGATGTGGCACAGGCCAAACTTTCCGGCGCGGTTGAGCAAGTGGCAGAGCCTGCTGCCAAGGAGCCTGTCGAGGCCAAGCCCGAGGCCAAACCCAAGCCTGCTCCGGCCGCTGGGCGGACGAAGGGTAGACTACGTGTAGAGGCTGAACCTGTTCAGACTGGCGGTAATGTGAACTTTGATGACATAATAAAAGAGGTGAGCTCCGAACGGCCGGCCAGGTTCAAGGTCGGGGAGGAGCCAAAAAAGAGAGCGGGACTCCTCACCATGGCGGAGCTTCTACAGGAGTTCAAGAGTGGCGTGGAGGAGAACATACCTGCTGGAGATTACTCCAGCCATTATGACCTTGGGATAACATACAAGGAGATGGGTCTTCTTGACGAAGCTGTAGAGGAGTTTACAAAGACATCAAAGAGCCCTGATATGGCCGCAAAGGCGTTTGAAATGCTGGGAAGGGTTTTCCTGGAGAAGAAAGACTACAAGGGAGCCGTAGGCCATCTTAAGGCAGGGCTTTCCTCAAAGGTGTCGGTCCCAGAGGAGCAGATCGGTCTTTTCTATAACATCGGTAGGGCATATGAGGCGTTGGGAGCGAAGAAGGATGCCCTTACTGCATATTTGAAGGTTAAGGGATTTGATCCGAATTTTGAGGATATTGAGGCAAGGGTAGCGAGCGTCCAGCCTGAAAAGGCCGAACCGGCTCCTGCGGTGGAGGTAGAGGCTGCTGCCGCAGAAGCTGAGGCTCCCGCTCCGCCGAAACCGAAGCGGAAGAAGAAGCGGCCCGAGAAGAAAGCACCAAAGAAGAAGGGTAAGATAAGTTACGTGTAA
- a CDS encoding putative toxin-antitoxin system toxin component, PIN family yields MVKLVLDTGTLAESFWDGPARAIIGLWKSGEIILCVSQPLLREYAAIASKMGATAREKEEFVSLFSESPWVSTVGSAKRVDVIREDPTDDMFLDCAVAGGADFLITKDEHLLGLESYRRITIALPENFVKAHSVGYRH; encoded by the coding sequence GTGGTAAAGCTCGTCCTTGACACGGGCACTCTCGCTGAGAGTTTCTGGGATGGACCGGCCAGAGCTATCATTGGACTGTGGAAGTCTGGAGAGATCATTCTCTGCGTTTCTCAACCCCTCTTGCGCGAGTATGCGGCAATTGCGTCCAAAATGGGGGCAACGGCAAGGGAGAAGGAAGAGTTTGTCAGTCTCTTTTCAGAGAGTCCATGGGTCTCAACTGTGGGGTCAGCAAAGAGGGTAGACGTTATCAGGGAGGATCCCACCGACGACATGTTCCTCGACTGTGCGGTGGCAGGAGGGGCCGATTTTCTCATTACGAAGGATGAGCATCTTCTTGGACTTGAGTCCTACAGACGTATCACAATCGCTCTTCCGGAGAACTTCGTAAAGGCACACTCTGTTGGATACAGGCACTAA
- a CDS encoding DNA-binding protein, which translates to MPGRIMTVGDVAEYLSLDPQTVSRKAQTGELPGFKVGNRWRFDRDDIDRWIVGQKNNTGELSVRVDRIWEKIRSKAERSGLTRESVPDLLSEIRSEGGSTW; encoded by the coding sequence CTGCCTGGACGTATTATGACTGTAGGGGATGTTGCCGAATACCTGAGCCTTGACCCTCAGACTGTGAGCAGAAAGGCCCAGACAGGTGAATTGCCCGGCTTCAAGGTGGGGAACAGGTGGCGGTTTGACAGGGACGACATAGACAGGTGGATAGTTGGCCAGAAAAACAACACGGGAGAACTCTCGGTAAGGGTAGACCGCATCTGGGAAAAGATAAGATCCAAGGCAGAAAGGTCAGGACTGACCAGGGAGTCGGTCCCTGACCTTCTTTCTGAGATAAGGTCTGAGGGGGGTAGCACGTGGTAA
- a CDS encoding imidazolonepropionase: MKDSGKADLLIRNARQLLTLAGPEGPRTGEAMSHLGIVEGGAVAVKDGRIVFAGKTEECRFESEREIDASGRVVMPGFVDSHTHLVFAGSREEEFELRLKGTSYMEIAQKGGGIKSTVKKTRQASKDELIDLAEPRLDEMLRWGTTTAEVKSGYGLNNETETKMLEAIRDLNARHPVDLIPTYLGAHDLPEEFSDDRESYVVQVIEAIPDVARKKLARFCDVFCEQGFFTVEESRRILEAASKNGLLLKLHGDELKPSGGAELAADLGAVSADHLVFASREGMNAMKEAGTVAVLLPGTSFFLRKAAAPARKMVDTGVTVAIASDFNPGSSPISHMPLVVGLACLLYGFTPAEAITASTVNGAWAVGLGEEVGSLEPGKKADVLILRLESYLQVPYWFGSNPVAMVVKNGKLVV, from the coding sequence GTGAAAGACTCAGGCAAGGCAGATCTCCTTATCAGGAACGCAAGACAGCTACTCACTCTCGCTGGTCCAGAAGGACCCAGGACTGGCGAAGCCATGTCTCATTTGGGAATAGTTGAGGGCGGTGCCGTAGCCGTAAAGGATGGGAGGATAGTCTTCGCGGGGAAAACAGAGGAGTGCCGGTTTGAGTCTGAAAGGGAGATAGACGCGAGCGGAAGGGTGGTTATGCCCGGTTTTGTCGATTCGCATACACACCTTGTGTTTGCAGGCTCCCGGGAGGAGGAGTTCGAACTGAGGCTGAAGGGGACGAGTTACATGGAGATTGCACAGAAGGGGGGCGGGATCAAATCAACTGTGAAGAAGACTCGCCAGGCATCGAAAGATGAACTGATAGATCTCGCTGAGCCGAGACTGGATGAGATGCTTAGATGGGGTACCACCACTGCAGAAGTCAAATCGGGCTACGGCTTGAATAATGAAACTGAGACGAAGATGCTGGAGGCAATCAGGGATCTCAACGCCAGGCATCCAGTTGACCTGATTCCGACATATCTAGGTGCGCACGACTTGCCGGAGGAGTTCTCAGATGACAGGGAATCCTATGTTGTTCAGGTGATAGAGGCTATCCCGGACGTGGCGAGAAAGAAGCTCGCCAGGTTCTGTGATGTCTTTTGCGAGCAAGGTTTTTTCACTGTTGAAGAGTCCCGCAGGATACTCGAGGCAGCTTCAAAGAATGGTCTTCTTCTCAAACTGCACGGAGACGAGCTGAAGCCTTCGGGTGGTGCTGAGCTTGCCGCGGACCTGGGTGCTGTCAGCGCAGACCATCTTGTGTTTGCGTCCCGGGAGGGGATGAATGCGATGAAGGAGGCCGGAACTGTGGCAGTCCTTCTCCCTGGTACTTCGTTTTTCCTGAGAAAGGCAGCGGCTCCAGCAAGAAAGATGGTGGACACAGGGGTTACGGTTGCAATCGCATCCGACTTCAATCCCGGGAGTTCACCAATAAGCCATATGCCCTTAGTGGTTGGCCTGGCGTGCCTTCTCTACGGGTTCACTCCGGCCGAGGCGATAACTGCGTCAACTGTGAACGGGGCCTGGGCTGTTGGTCTTGGAGAAGAAGTGGGCAGTCTTGAGCCGGGGAAGAAAGCTGACGTGCTGATATTGCGGTTGGAGAGCTATCTTCAAGTGCCGTATTGGTTTGGAAGCAATCCAGTGGCGATGGTGGTGAAGAACGGGAAATTGGTCGTGTAG
- the hutU gene encoding urocanate hydratase yields the protein MKYEPVKAPTGNTISCKGWHQEAAMRMLMNNLDPQVAEKPEDLIVYGGTGKAARNWECYRAIVQSLKELENDETLLVQSGKPVGTFKTHNFAPRVLIANSMIVPAWATGDYFREMEAKGLIMYGQMTAGSWIYIGTQGILQGTYETLGECARQHFGGSLKGKWLLTAGMGGMSGAQPLAVTMNEGVVLDVEVDKRRIQRRIEQGFCDVMVENLDEALKMVEDAVKKEQPLSVGLVGNASETHPELVRRGVNPDVLTDQTSAHDELNGYVPGGIPFEEALELRRKAPKEYIRRSYEWMAKQMDAMLEMKRRGAVAFDYGNNIRGQAKKAGVKNAFDMPGFVPEFIRPMFCRGKGPFRWAALSGDEEDIYKTDEAVLKLFPEDEGLSRWIRLAREKVPFQGLPARICWLGYGERDRFGKLINDMVARGELKAPIVIGRDHLDSGSVASPHRETEGMKDGSDAIADWPILNGLLNAVSGASWVSVHHGGGVGIGYSIHAGQVIVADGTDEMAVRLERVLTNDPGIGVARHADAGYDLARKTAKEKGVKIPMSWKGDSGEW from the coding sequence ATGAAGTACGAGCCAGTAAAAGCGCCCACAGGGAACACAATCTCCTGCAAAGGATGGCACCAGGAAGCTGCGATGAGAATGCTCATGAACAATCTTGACCCACAGGTTGCGGAGAAACCTGAGGATCTGATCGTATACGGCGGGACGGGCAAGGCGGCCAGAAACTGGGAATGTTATCGGGCCATAGTCCAGTCTCTCAAGGAGCTGGAGAATGACGAGACTCTGCTCGTCCAGTCAGGGAAGCCCGTCGGGACATTCAAGACCCACAACTTTGCACCCAGGGTTCTGATCGCCAACTCCATGATTGTGCCGGCCTGGGCCACTGGTGACTACTTCAGGGAGATGGAAGCAAAGGGGCTGATAATGTACGGTCAGATGACCGCCGGATCCTGGATATACATTGGCACGCAGGGGATTCTTCAGGGAACCTACGAGACTCTTGGAGAATGCGCAAGGCAGCACTTTGGGGGCTCATTGAAAGGCAAGTGGCTTCTCACTGCTGGAATGGGTGGGATGAGCGGAGCCCAACCCCTCGCCGTTACCATGAACGAAGGGGTCGTACTCGATGTCGAAGTGGACAAGAGGAGAATACAAAGGAGAATAGAACAGGGTTTCTGCGACGTGATGGTGGAGAACCTGGATGAGGCATTGAAAATGGTTGAGGATGCGGTGAAAAAAGAGCAACCGCTTTCTGTGGGACTGGTGGGCAATGCATCCGAGACTCACCCTGAACTGGTGAGGCGGGGGGTAAACCCGGATGTCTTGACGGACCAGACTTCAGCGCACGATGAACTGAACGGGTACGTACCAGGCGGAATCCCTTTTGAGGAAGCACTCGAGCTGAGAAGGAAAGCCCCAAAGGAGTACATAAGACGTTCATACGAATGGATGGCCAAGCAGATGGATGCAATGCTTGAGATGAAAAGGAGGGGTGCGGTCGCATTCGACTACGGGAATAACATAAGGGGTCAGGCAAAGAAGGCTGGCGTGAAGAACGCATTCGACATGCCTGGCTTTGTTCCTGAATTCATAAGGCCCATGTTCTGCAGAGGTAAGGGGCCTTTCAGATGGGCTGCCCTGTCGGGTGACGAAGAGGACATCTATAAGACCGATGAGGCGGTTCTGAAGCTATTTCCTGAAGATGAAGGCCTCTCAAGATGGATAAGGCTGGCCAGGGAAAAGGTCCCTTTCCAGGGTCTTCCTGCAAGGATCTGCTGGCTTGGATATGGAGAGAGAGACAGGTTCGGGAAGTTGATAAATGACATGGTGGCCAGGGGAGAGTTGAAGGCGCCAATTGTGATCGGGAGAGACCATCTAGACTCCGGCTCTGTGGCATCGCCCCATCGTGAAACCGAAGGGATGAAGGACGGGTCAGATGCGATTGCAGACTGGCCCATTCTGAATGGCCTTTTGAATGCGGTCTCAGGAGCGTCCTGGGTTTCAGTCCACCATGGAGGAGGGGTGGGAATAGGTTACTCGATTCATGCAGGCCAGGTGATCGTGGCTGACGGCACCGATGAGATGGCAGTACGGCTTGAAAGGGTCCTGACGAACGATCCAGGCATAGGTGTTGCGAGGCATGCCGACGCGGGTTACGACCTCGCCAGAAAAACCGCTAAGGAGAAAGGGGTAAAAATACCGATGAGTTGGAAGGGCGACAGTGGTGAATGGTAG